A genomic region of Barnesiella viscericola DSM 18177 contains the following coding sequences:
- the ribD gene encoding bifunctional diaminohydroxyphosphoribosylaminopyrimidine deaminase/5-amino-6-(5-phosphoribosylamino)uracil reductase RibD: MDREIHSAFMRRCLQLASLGRGHVSPNPMVGAVAVHEGRIIGEGYHRCYGKPHAEVNAIASVVDERLLTESTLYVSLEPCSHYGKTPPCAELIVAKHIPRVVVGCLDPFPAVSGRGIARLREAGVEVVTGVLEEECLALNRTFMTFQTHHRPFVTLKWAQSSDGYIDRLREPSEPAARISDDVSAVWVHRLRADVDAILVGTRTAVADNPSLTARLWPGRSPLRVVLDEHARVPAGARLFTDGLPTLLVTGEATDYPVLPPSVEVVRLPFGQTLIPALLDELYRRRLQHLLVEGGAALLQSFIDSGYWDEARVETGQMRLGEGVAAPILRQPSQRLEQCGRARIDWYENREKTTVCPANHSVGLK, from the coding sequence ATGGATAGAGAGATACATTCTGCTTTCATGCGCCGCTGCTTGCAGCTGGCGTCGCTGGGACGTGGACACGTGTCGCCCAACCCCATGGTGGGGGCGGTGGCCGTGCACGAGGGGCGTATCATCGGCGAGGGGTATCACCGCTGTTACGGGAAACCGCACGCCGAGGTGAATGCCATTGCCTCGGTGGTCGACGAGCGGTTGCTCACCGAGTCGACCCTTTATGTCTCGCTCGAGCCCTGTTCGCATTACGGAAAGACGCCGCCCTGTGCCGAATTGATTGTGGCCAAGCACATTCCCCGGGTGGTCGTGGGTTGTCTCGACCCCTTTCCGGCTGTTTCGGGGCGAGGCATAGCCCGACTGCGCGAGGCGGGAGTCGAGGTGGTTACCGGGGTGTTGGAGGAGGAGTGCCTGGCGTTGAACCGCACGTTCATGACCTTCCAGACCCACCATCGTCCTTTCGTTACCCTCAAATGGGCCCAAAGCAGCGACGGCTATATCGACCGGTTGCGCGAGCCGTCGGAACCGGCCGCCCGCATTTCGGACGATGTCTCGGCCGTGTGGGTACACCGTCTGCGGGCCGATGTCGATGCCATACTGGTGGGCACCCGTACGGCTGTTGCCGATAACCCGTCGTTGACGGCCCGGTTGTGGCCCGGACGTTCTCCCCTGCGCGTGGTGCTCGATGAACATGCCCGGGTGCCTGCGGGAGCCCGTCTCTTCACCGATGGGTTGCCGACCCTGCTGGTGACGGGTGAAGCGACCGACTATCCGGTGTTGCCCCCGTCGGTCGAGGTGGTGCGGCTACCTTTTGGCCAGACGCTGATACCGGCGCTGCTCGACGAGCTGTATCGCCGGCGGTTGCAGCACTTGCTGGTCGAGGGGGGGGCTGCCCTTTTGCAGTCGTTTATCGACAGCGGCTATTGGGACGAGGCTCGGGTAGAGACCGGGCAGATGAGGCTGGGCGAAGGGGTTGCCGCCCCGATATTGAGACAGCCGTCACAACGGTTGGAGCAGTGTGGTCGTGCCCGAATCGACTGGTATGAAAATAGAGAAAAAACAACCGTTTGCCCGGCGAATCATTCGGTTGGTCTAAAATAA
- a CDS encoding DUF6242 domain-containing protein: MKTQKIYFFLCVAALILSGVSCNSSDDEQITYTLSESVRVSAFSLAANDSVLANLDTIFFTIDLNGGQIYNADSLPKGTDVSALIANISFDNVGRARILMDRGDPAKNDTIEYLASPTDSIDFTSKVSLIVTAQNGVTEKWYSVKVNVHQIDPDSLYWNTAFGVKPLPCGSGAAVAAQKTVRLNDLVYTFVESNSTYTVYTTTNPYGDEWTARELALPFTPNVESVQATNDALYMLFQTGELYRSDDGVNWTATGQTFYSLVGTWQSRVLGIVDDNGVYKHDCYPRPDGFTPYPAPAGFPITGSSQMVTFVSNYDLNTPQSIMVGGRLADNSLTGATWGYDGEAWAQLDGSITPSEGVVLFPYFTFTTNAYWVTTQYTSWIAIGGRDANGVNNNVYVSINNGNTWSKAPESLAMPAYIEPRAFASVLVIERAAEAAQRASGLWKWLPVRTVPKAVTRADEEYKVPYIYLFGGENAEEPVYNQIWRGAIGRLSYPPIP, from the coding sequence ATGAAGACGCAAAAAATATATTTTTTCCTGTGTGTAGCAGCTCTTATTTTATCTGGCGTTTCATGTAACTCTTCCGATGATGAGCAGATAACCTATACGTTGTCGGAGAGTGTGCGGGTCTCGGCCTTTTCGTTGGCCGCCAACGACTCGGTACTGGCCAATCTCGATACGATTTTCTTTACCATCGACCTGAACGGAGGGCAAATTTATAATGCCGACTCCCTGCCGAAGGGAACCGATGTGTCGGCTTTGATTGCCAACATCTCGTTTGATAACGTGGGCCGCGCCCGCATACTGATGGACAGGGGCGACCCCGCCAAAAATGATACGATTGAATATTTGGCCTCGCCTACCGATTCGATTGACTTTACCTCGAAGGTGTCGCTGATAGTGACTGCGCAAAACGGGGTGACCGAGAAGTGGTATTCGGTCAAGGTCAACGTGCACCAGATTGATCCCGATTCGCTCTACTGGAATACCGCTTTTGGCGTAAAGCCCCTACCTTGCGGCAGTGGTGCAGCCGTTGCGGCACAAAAGACCGTTCGTCTGAACGATTTGGTATATACGTTTGTCGAGTCCAATTCGACCTATACGGTCTATACTACCACGAACCCTTATGGCGACGAGTGGACTGCTCGGGAGTTGGCGCTGCCGTTTACGCCCAACGTGGAATCGGTACAGGCAACCAATGATGCGCTCTATATGTTGTTTCAGACGGGTGAACTCTACCGGTCGGACGATGGTGTGAACTGGACGGCTACCGGGCAGACCTTCTATTCGCTGGTGGGCACGTGGCAATCGAGAGTACTGGGTATCGTCGACGACAACGGCGTGTACAAGCACGACTGTTATCCGCGCCCCGATGGCTTTACTCCCTATCCGGCTCCGGCCGGTTTTCCCATCACGGGCAGCAGCCAGATGGTGACATTCGTGTCGAATTACGACTTGAATACCCCGCAGTCGATTATGGTGGGCGGCCGCTTGGCCGACAACAGTCTGACGGGTGCGACCTGGGGCTATGACGGCGAGGCGTGGGCTCAGCTCGACGGCTCGATTACGCCCAGCGAAGGGGTTGTATTGTTCCCCTATTTTACCTTTACGACCAACGCATATTGGGTTACCACACAATATACCTCGTGGATTGCCATCGGTGGGCGCGATGCCAATGGCGTGAACAACAACGTCTATGTGTCGATCAACAATGGCAACACGTGGAGCAAGGCTCCCGAGTCACTGGCCATGCCTGCCTATATTGAACCGCGGGCTTTTGCCTCGGTACTGGTGATTGAGCGTGCGGCCGAGGCTGCACAAAGGGCGTCGGGTCTGTGGAAATGGCTGCCTGTGCGCACGGTGCCGAAGGCCGTTACCCGGGCCGACGAGGAATACAAGGTGCCCTACATCTATCTGTTCGGTGGCGAGAATGCTGAGGAACCCGTTTACAACCAGATATGGCGGGGCGCGATAGGACGCCTGAGCTATCCCCCTATACCGTAA
- the porG gene encoding type IX secretion system protein PorG produces MKKIIPIIVIWISSCTAILSAQEFRYDGGLAGGISCYMGDANQVSPWHRPGVAMSGVFRFLLNYRWSVKTDFSAMQFSGDTRDFDNRFPNGNDYSFESWQYRLGGQVEFNFFNYGIGYSYQGLKRISPYLQAGAGVGYSTVDGGYVSVDGSLGVGVRYKIAPRWNISLEFAMHKTLGDSFDGKSLSDPYNIKSSVLKNTDWFSTTLFSITYEFGRKEEICNNDNR; encoded by the coding sequence ATGAAAAAAATAATTCCGATTATAGTTATATGGATAAGTAGTTGTACGGCAATCTTGTCGGCTCAGGAGTTCCGTTACGACGGAGGCCTGGCAGGCGGCATCAGTTGCTACATGGGCGATGCGAATCAGGTGTCGCCGTGGCATCGGCCGGGGGTGGCGATGAGCGGGGTATTCCGCTTCCTGCTCAACTACCGGTGGTCGGTCAAGACCGATTTCTCGGCCATGCAGTTCTCGGGCGACACACGCGACTTTGACAATCGGTTCCCCAACGGGAACGACTATTCGTTCGAGAGTTGGCAATATCGGTTGGGCGGACAGGTGGAGTTCAACTTCTTCAACTACGGGATAGGCTATTCCTATCAGGGGTTGAAACGGATTTCGCCCTATTTGCAGGCCGGTGCCGGCGTGGGTTACTCGACCGTCGACGGCGGTTATGTGAGTGTCGATGGGTCGCTGGGTGTGGGGGTGCGATACAAGATAGCCCCTCGGTGGAACATCAGTTTGGAGTTCGCCATGCACAAGACGTTGGGCGACAGCTTCGACGGCAAGTCATTGAGCGACCCCTATAACATAAAAAGCAGCGTGCTGAAAAATACCGACTGGTTCTCGACGACTTTGTTCTCGATTACCTATGAATTTGGCCGCAAAGAAGAGATTTGTAACAACGATAATCGTTGA
- a CDS encoding isoprenyl transferase, whose translation MTYAEQINRTRVPRHIAIIMDGNGRWAKERGLDRSEGHRKGLDVVHEITDAAAEVGVQYLTLYAFSTENWNRPQAEVDALMALVVFGIERETPGMIEKGVRLSVIGDIDRLPADVKARLLKCISDTSGGKRIVLNLALSYSSRWEIARAARCIAREVQSGALAIDDITESTLDRFMTTADMPNPDLLIRTGGEIRLSNFLLWQLSYAEFYFTEEYWPDFTGESLYKAIVEYQSRERRFGKTSEQL comes from the coding sequence ATGACATACGCAGAGCAGATAAATCGTACTCGTGTGCCCAGGCATATCGCCATTATCATGGACGGGAATGGCCGTTGGGCCAAGGAACGTGGCCTGGATCGATCGGAGGGGCACCGCAAGGGGCTCGACGTGGTTCACGAAATTACCGATGCCGCAGCCGAGGTGGGGGTGCAGTATCTTACGCTATACGCTTTCTCTACCGAGAACTGGAATCGTCCCCAGGCCGAGGTCGACGCCCTCATGGCGTTGGTGGTCTTTGGCATCGAGCGGGAGACCCCCGGCATGATCGAGAAGGGTGTGCGCCTGTCGGTCATCGGCGACATCGATCGGTTGCCGGCCGATGTGAAGGCTCGTTTGCTGAAATGTATCAGCGACACCTCGGGCGGGAAACGCATCGTGTTGAATCTGGCACTCAGCTACTCGTCGCGGTGGGAGATTGCCCGGGCTGCCCGGTGCATAGCCCGCGAGGTTCAGTCGGGAGCCTTGGCCATCGACGACATCACCGAGTCGACCCTCGACCGGTTCATGACCACGGCCGACATGCCCAACCCCGATTTACTCATCAGGACGGGGGGCGAGATACGGCTCAGCAATTTCCTGTTGTGGCAACTGTCGTATGCCGAGTTCTATTTCACCGAAGAGTATTGGCCCGACTTTACGGGCGAGAGCCTCTACAAGGCCATCGTCGAGTATCAGTCGCGCGAACGTCGGTTCGGGAAAACGAGTGAACAACTATAA
- a CDS encoding BamA/OMP85 family outer membrane protein, producing MQYNMPFRYLAVLLTLLLCSLAATAQNEEKLDTIYNPKVVYSAIPQKYEIAGITVTGAPNYEDYVLIGYSGLEVGQVIEIPGNAITDAAKKFWRQGLFSDVTIKLTKVYGDKAWIEIQLKQQPRISQINYHGIKKSEREDLENRLGLVKGNQITPNIVDRATSIIKKHFEEKGFKNAEVNIKQTDDLTHENEVIVDIYIDKKEKIKVHKIYIEGNQVLSDRKIKWAMKKTNEKGNLLHLFRTKKFVEENYENDKNLIIEKYNELGYRDATIVSDSVVRYNDKTVDVYLTIDEGDKYYIRNIEWVGNTIYPSDYLSAVLGMKPGDVYNQKMLNKRTMEDEDAVANLYMDRGYLFFQLIPIEGNVQNDSIDLQIRLFEGPQARINKVVINGNDRLYEHVIRRELRTKPGELFSKSDLMRSAREIAQTGHFDPETMDIRPEPNEENGTVDLIYNLESKANDQIEFSAGWGQTGVIGKLSLKFTNFSVRNLLNPKSFKGIIPQGDGQTFTISAQTNARYYQQYSISFYDPWFGGKRPNSFQFSAYYSRQTGIESSFLSNAYNSIYNSSLYGNYYGNYYGNYYGNYYDDYYQNAYENALDPSKSLQMVGVSLGFGKRLEWPDDYFTFMAELGYQAYILKNWEYLYYMQNGTSHSFTLGLTLGRSSIDNPIYTRRGSQFTLSAQITPPYSLFSKTDYKSLYESSSQADREKLYRWIEYYKIKFKSRIYTPLNNSEKYTLVLMGRADFGLLGSYNKYKQTPFETFYVGGDGMTGSYTYATETIGLRGYDNGSLTPYSDGRAYTRFSMELHFPFLLQPSSTIYGLAFVEGGNAWTQLENFNPFSLKRSAGVGVRIFLPMIGLMGIDWAYGFDKVQGERGGSHFHFILGQEF from the coding sequence ATGCAATATAATATGCCTTTCAGGTATTTGGCCGTCCTTTTGACCTTGTTGTTGTGTTCATTGGCGGCAACCGCTCAGAACGAAGAAAAGCTCGATACGATATACAACCCCAAAGTTGTCTACTCGGCCATACCTCAAAAATACGAGATTGCCGGTATTACCGTGACGGGAGCTCCCAACTATGAGGACTATGTGCTCATCGGCTATTCGGGTCTCGAAGTGGGACAGGTAATCGAGATTCCCGGTAATGCCATTACCGATGCCGCCAAGAAATTCTGGCGACAGGGGCTCTTCTCCGACGTTACTATCAAGTTGACCAAAGTTTACGGCGACAAGGCTTGGATTGAAATTCAACTGAAACAGCAGCCGCGTATCTCGCAAATCAACTATCATGGCATCAAAAAGAGCGAACGCGAGGATTTGGAGAACCGGTTGGGGCTGGTGAAGGGTAACCAGATTACCCCCAACATCGTGGACCGGGCCACCTCCATCATCAAGAAACATTTTGAGGAGAAGGGTTTCAAGAATGCCGAGGTGAATATCAAGCAGACCGATGACCTTACTCACGAAAACGAGGTGATTGTCGACATCTATATCGATAAGAAGGAGAAAATCAAAGTCCACAAAATCTACATCGAAGGCAATCAGGTGCTCTCGGATCGCAAGATCAAGTGGGCCATGAAGAAGACCAACGAGAAGGGCAACCTGCTCCACCTGTTCCGTACCAAGAAATTTGTCGAGGAGAACTACGAAAACGATAAGAACCTTATCATCGAGAAGTACAACGAGTTGGGCTATCGCGATGCGACTATCGTAAGCGACAGCGTGGTGCGCTACAATGACAAGACGGTCGACGTCTACCTCACTATTGACGAGGGCGACAAATACTATATCCGCAACATCGAGTGGGTGGGCAACACGATTTATCCCTCGGACTATCTGTCGGCCGTGTTGGGCATGAAGCCGGGTGATGTCTATAACCAGAAGATGCTGAACAAGCGGACAATGGAGGACGAAGATGCCGTGGCCAACCTCTACATGGACCGGGGTTACCTCTTCTTCCAGCTGATACCTATCGAGGGGAATGTGCAGAACGACTCGATTGACCTCCAAATTCGCCTCTTCGAGGGCCCGCAGGCCCGTATCAACAAAGTGGTCATCAACGGTAACGACCGCTTGTATGAACACGTGATTCGTCGTGAGTTGCGTACAAAACCGGGCGAACTGTTCAGCAAGTCGGACCTCATGCGTTCGGCTCGTGAAATTGCCCAGACCGGTCACTTCGACCCCGAGACCATGGATATCAGACCCGAACCGAACGAAGAGAACGGTACGGTCGACCTCATTTACAACCTCGAATCGAAGGCCAACGACCAGATTGAGTTCTCGGCCGGTTGGGGGCAGACGGGTGTGATTGGTAAACTCAGTCTGAAATTTACCAACTTCTCGGTTCGCAACCTGTTGAATCCCAAATCATTCAAGGGTATTATACCTCAGGGCGACGGGCAGACCTTCACCATCAGTGCGCAGACCAATGCCCGGTATTACCAACAGTACAGTATCTCGTTCTACGACCCCTGGTTCGGTGGTAAACGACCCAACTCGTTCCAGTTCTCGGCCTATTACAGCCGCCAGACCGGTATCGAAAGTTCGTTCCTGAGCAATGCCTACAACAGCATCTACAACAGTTCGCTCTATGGTAACTATTACGGTAATTACTATGGCAATTATTACGGCAACTATTACGACGACTACTACCAGAATGCCTATGAGAATGCCCTCGACCCCAGCAAGTCGTTGCAGATGGTGGGTGTTTCGCTTGGATTCGGTAAGCGGTTGGAGTGGCCCGATGACTATTTCACCTTCATGGCCGAGTTGGGCTATCAGGCCTATATCCTCAAAAACTGGGAGTATCTCTATTACATGCAGAACGGAACCTCGCACAGCTTCACCTTGGGATTGACCTTGGGACGTAGCTCAATCGACAATCCCATCTATACCCGCCGTGGTTCGCAGTTCACCCTGTCGGCTCAGATTACTCCGCCTTATTCGCTCTTCTCCAAGACCGATTACAAGAGCCTTTACGAAAGTTCGTCGCAGGCCGACCGCGAGAAACTGTATCGCTGGATCGAGTACTACAAGATCAAGTTCAAGAGCCGCATCTACACGCCGCTGAACAACTCCGAGAAATATACGCTGGTGCTCATGGGCCGTGCCGACTTCGGTTTGCTGGGCTCGTACAACAAATACAAACAGACCCCCTTCGAGACCTTCTATGTGGGAGGTGACGGTATGACCGGTTCCTACACCTATGCTACCGAGACCATCGGGTTGAGAGGTTACGACAACGGTTCGCTTACACCTTATTCCGACGGTCGTGCCTATACCCGCTTCTCCATGGAGTTGCACTTCCCGTTCCTGTTGCAACCCTCGTCGACCATCTACGGTTTGGCCTTTGTCGAGGGTGGTAATGCCTGGACTCAGCTCGAAAACTTTAACCCCTTCTCGTTGAAGCGGTCGGCCGGTGTGGGTGTGCGCATCTTCCTGCCGATGATTGGTCTGATGGGTATCGACTGGGCCTACGGTTTCGACAAGGTACAGGGCGAACGGGGCGGAAGCCATTTCCACTTCATCTTGGGTCAGGAATTTTAA
- a CDS encoding OmpH family outer membrane protein, which translates to MKRIALLAIAAIAFAASSVAQKYALVDMEYILKNIPSYEMANEQLNQVSQRWQKECDDKAAEAKTMYQNYQSDLVFLTEEMKVKREEEIRNKETEVVELRRKYFGPEGELFKKREILMKPIQDDIYNAIKKISEDKGYSMVIDRASSPNIIFASPKIDISNEVLTKLGYSK; encoded by the coding sequence ATGAAAAGAATAGCCCTTTTGGCGATTGCGGCGATAGCCTTTGCCGCCTCGTCGGTAGCTCAGAAATATGCTTTGGTCGATATGGAGTACATTCTCAAAAACATACCCTCCTACGAGATGGCCAACGAACAGTTGAACCAGGTGTCGCAACGCTGGCAGAAGGAGTGCGACGACAAGGCTGCCGAGGCCAAGACGATGTACCAGAACTACCAGTCCGATTTGGTCTTCCTCACCGAGGAGATGAAGGTGAAACGCGAGGAGGAGATTCGCAACAAGGAGACCGAGGTGGTGGAACTGCGTCGCAAATACTTTGGCCCCGAAGGCGAACTGTTCAAGAAACGCGAGATCCTCATGAAGCCTATCCAGGACGATATTTACAATGCCATCAAGAAAATTTCGGAGGATAAAGGTTACTCGATGGTCATCGACCGAGCCTCGTCGCCCAACATTATTTTCGCTTCGCCCAAGATTGATATAAGCAATGAAGTGCTCACAAAGTTAGGATATTCAAAATAA
- a CDS encoding OmpH family outer membrane protein, whose translation MIKKLLFAAVCFCSLSFMAQAQQALKFGTVNSQEIFMLMPEKATAEKTLQDINKKYEDEFVKIQEEFTKKYKEYMALGDTIPETIRARRMQEVQDSQSRIESFREMATQDIQKQQEALFAPVQQKLMDAIKAVGAEGKYTYIFDLAYPIVIYQGAPSEDVTPLVKAKLGLK comes from the coding sequence ATGATCAAGAAACTTCTTTTTGCTGCTGTGTGCTTCTGCTCGCTGAGCTTTATGGCACAGGCGCAACAGGCCCTTAAATTCGGTACCGTAAACTCTCAGGAAATTTTCATGCTGATGCCCGAGAAAGCAACTGCCGAGAAAACTCTTCAAGATATCAATAAGAAATACGAAGACGAATTTGTAAAGATTCAAGAGGAGTTCACCAAAAAGTATAAAGAGTATATGGCTTTGGGCGATACGATTCCCGAGACAATCCGTGCCCGTCGCATGCAAGAGGTTCAAGACTCGCAATCGCGTATCGAGAGCTTCCGCGAAATGGCAACCCAGGATATTCAAAAACAACAGGAAGCCCTCTTCGCTCCGGTTCAACAGAAGTTGATGGACGCCATTAAGGCCGTAGGTGCCGAAGGCAAGTATACCTATATCTTCGATTTGGCCTATCCCATCGTGATCTATCAAGGTGCTCCCAGCGAAGATGTGACTCCGTTGGTAAAAGCCAAACTGGGCTTGAAATAA
- the murI gene encoding glutamate racemase, protein MNMQNEHTAVGPIGIFDSGYGGLTILEQVRKGLPQYDYLYLGDNARAPYGTRSFEIVYEFTKQAVLHLFDEGCSLVILACNTASAKALRSIQQNDLPRIAPDKRVLGVIRPTVEALSTLTHTGHIGILATPGTIQSHSYEMEIKKMYPSFEVYGQACPMWVPLVENNEAQGPGADYFVQKYIDELLAQSSAIDTVVLGCTHYPLLLDKIRRYLPPSVSVVVQGPLVTDRLDDYLHRHPEIESRCSKGGSCRYLTTESTAKFSEAATLFLNEPVEAERIVLG, encoded by the coding sequence ATGAATATGCAAAACGAGCATACGGCGGTAGGGCCTATCGGTATCTTCGACTCGGGATACGGCGGCCTCACCATTCTCGAACAGGTGCGCAAGGGGTTGCCGCAGTACGACTACCTCTATTTGGGCGACAATGCCCGTGCCCCCTACGGTACAAGGTCGTTTGAGATTGTCTACGAGTTCACCAAACAGGCGGTGCTGCACCTCTTCGACGAGGGGTGCTCGCTGGTAATCTTGGCTTGCAACACGGCTTCGGCCAAGGCGTTGCGCAGTATCCAGCAGAACGATTTGCCCCGCATCGCCCCCGACAAGCGGGTGCTGGGGGTTATACGCCCCACGGTCGAGGCGTTGTCGACGTTGACCCATACGGGGCACATCGGCATACTGGCCACCCCGGGTACCATACAGTCGCACTCCTACGAGATGGAAATCAAGAAAATGTATCCCTCGTTCGAGGTCTACGGGCAGGCCTGCCCCATGTGGGTACCGCTGGTCGAGAACAACGAGGCACAGGGGCCGGGAGCCGATTACTTCGTGCAGAAATACATCGACGAACTGTTGGCCCAATCGTCGGCCATCGACACCGTGGTGCTGGGGTGTACTCATTACCCCCTGCTGCTCGACAAGATAAGGCGGTATCTGCCCCCGTCGGTATCGGTGGTGGTGCAGGGCCCGCTGGTTACCGACCGGCTCGACGACTATCTGCACCGTCACCCCGAGATAGAGAGCCGTTGCTCGAAAGGGGGGAGTTGCCGGTATCTCACTACCGAGTCGACGGCCAAATTTTCCGAGGCGGCCACCCTGTTCCTCAACGAACCGGTCGAGGCCGAACGCATTGTATTGGGATAA
- a CDS encoding S4 domain-containing protein — MAKKETLPGIRINKYIGDSGFCSRREADKLITDERVTINGELATLGSRVEEGDKVKIDGEPLHYIPMEQREYKLRRYGASSRRNASFGAEAAEEGRLARHTPRNRATGGDEEPRNTRRGHREEESAGGRRGRHTGPAAAHESSRRGTLADKNRVAGRPDRKSTGRGASPESARGRHSSSNKSRPDEKRRKG, encoded by the coding sequence ATGGCAAAGAAAGAGACATTACCGGGTATCCGGATTAACAAATACATCGGCGATTCGGGATTTTGTTCCCGTCGCGAGGCCGATAAACTCATTACCGACGAGCGGGTTACCATCAACGGTGAGCTGGCTACGCTGGGCAGTCGGGTCGAAGAGGGCGACAAGGTAAAGATCGACGGCGAACCGCTGCACTATATTCCTATGGAGCAGCGCGAGTATAAGCTACGTCGCTATGGAGCCTCTTCGCGCCGAAACGCCTCGTTTGGGGCCGAAGCGGCCGAGGAGGGTCGCTTGGCCCGTCATACCCCGCGCAATCGGGCGACGGGAGGCGACGAGGAGCCTCGGAATACACGCCGGGGGCATCGGGAAGAGGAATCGGCGGGTGGACGTCGTGGCCGTCACACAGGGCCTGCCGCAGCCCACGAATCGTCCCGGCGGGGTACCCTTGCCGATAAAAACCGTGTGGCCGGTCGTCCCGACAGGAAGAGTACGGGTCGAGGTGCGTCGCCCGAGTCTGCGCGTGGTCGCCACTCGTCCTCCAACAAATCGCGCCCCGATGAGAAACGTCGCAAGGGTTGA
- a CDS encoding YeiH family protein — protein sequence MFSEKQGNVLHGILLIVLFSFSAFYIAEIQFIKNLSLSPLIVGIILGMLYANSLRNRLPETWVPGIKFCSKQILRAGIVLYGFRLTLTDVAAVGLPAIVVDSIIVCGTIFLGIFLGKLLKIDQDTALITSTGSAICGAAAVLGAEPVIKCEGHKTAIAVSTVVIFGTIAMFLYPIMYRSGLLSSLSDTQVAIYTGSTLHEVAHVAGAGNAMDPTDTLGIAGTATITKMIRVMLLAPVLVIMSFALAGRKKVSADGTVAKSKITIPWFAFGFIGIICLNSLLQYLFGAPTVKDIPLNGAIEYIDTFMLTMAMTALGAETSIDKFKQAGAKPFILAFGLFIWLVGGGYLLVKWLV from the coding sequence ATGTTCAGCGAAAAACAAGGCAATGTACTTCACGGCATTCTGCTGATTGTACTCTTTTCGTTTTCGGCCTTCTACATTGCCGAAATTCAATTCATAAAGAATCTCTCACTCAGTCCGCTTATCGTGGGTATCATATTGGGTATGCTCTATGCCAACAGCCTGCGCAACCGGTTACCCGAGACGTGGGTACCGGGTATCAAGTTCTGCTCGAAACAGATTCTGCGCGCCGGTATCGTGCTCTACGGGTTCCGTCTGACGCTGACCGACGTAGCTGCCGTAGGTCTCCCGGCCATTGTGGTAGACAGCATCATCGTTTGCGGCACCATCTTCCTGGGCATCTTCCTGGGCAAGCTATTGAAGATAGACCAAGACACCGCCCTGATTACCTCTACCGGCAGTGCCATCTGTGGTGCAGCCGCCGTACTCGGTGCCGAGCCGGTTATCAAGTGCGAAGGCCATAAGACCGCCATCGCCGTGTCTACCGTGGTTATCTTCGGAACCATTGCCATGTTCCTCTACCCCATCATGTACCGCTCAGGACTGCTCTCCAGTCTGTCCGATACCCAGGTGGCCATCTACACAGGAAGCACCCTGCACGAAGTGGCCCACGTGGCCGGTGCAGGCAATGCGATGGATCCCACCGACACGCTGGGCATTGCCGGTACAGCCACCATCACCAAGATGATTCGGGTCATGCTCCTGGCCCCCGTATTGGTCATCATGAGCTTCGCCCTTGCCGGACGTAAAAAAGTATCAGCTGACGGCACAGTGGCCAAGAGCAAGATTACCATTCCCTGGTTTGCATTCGGATTCATCGGCATCATCTGCCTGAATTCCTTGCTCCAGTACCTCTTCGGTGCCCCGACCGTAAAAGACATTCCTCTGAACGGAGCCATCGAATACATCGATACCTTCATGCTGACCATGGCCATGACGGCACTGGGCGCCGAGACCAGCATCGACAAGTTCAAGCAGGCAGGAGCCAAGCCCTTCATTTTGGCCTTTGGACTTTTCATCTGGCTGGTGGGTGGCGGTTACCTGCTGGTAAAATGGCTGGTCTAA